A stretch of Candidatus Sphingomonas phytovorans DNA encodes these proteins:
- a CDS encoding serine hydrolase, which produces MIRHVSRASLAGLALVASTAALAGEKISAPADLGTAVSAQIACAGIFVTGRAEADVLRDDIHALAPFTRAVTLSVDRKANTVAASAPGAATRTALYRQAVGCTLLTGNVARDVLERQAAKLKPLKTQSAKPWPMGDAQPAGAAVKVDQAALDKAVGDAFEEQNKDGYPDTRAIVVVQGGKIVAERYAPGFDQNSRLLGWSASKSIGGTLIGLLVDDGVLKLDAPAPVPEWQGAGDPRGKITLRQLLTMSSGLRFVERYDPGTDSIAMLFAASDMGGLAASLPLDKAPGTVWSYSSGTSNILSGIVFRATGGSLDAVTQFARKRLFEPAGMTSTIIEPDEAGAQIGSSYAYGTARDWARFGLLYLNGGVAGGKRLLSRDWVDFIRTPTEAAPRPFYGGQFWLNLGDDAGDRRRIFKDLPRDTFMAMGHNQQMVAVIPSRDTVIVRLGWTPEGQTFDFNKYFSRIVAALAPGAVAP; this is translated from the coding sequence ATGATCCGACATGTCTCCAGAGCAAGCCTTGCCGGCCTGGCGCTGGTCGCGTCGACCGCGGCCCTGGCTGGCGAGAAGATTTCCGCCCCGGCCGATCTCGGCACTGCGGTGTCCGCGCAGATCGCCTGCGCCGGGATCTTCGTAACCGGGCGGGCCGAGGCCGATGTCCTGCGAGACGATATCCACGCGCTTGCGCCGTTCACCAGGGCCGTGACGCTTTCGGTCGATCGCAAGGCGAACACGGTCGCGGCGTCGGCACCCGGGGCGGCGACACGCACGGCGTTGTATCGTCAGGCCGTCGGCTGCACGTTGCTGACGGGCAACGTCGCCCGCGACGTGCTGGAACGTCAGGCGGCGAAGCTGAAACCCCTGAAGACACAATCGGCAAAGCCCTGGCCGATGGGGGATGCGCAGCCGGCTGGCGCGGCGGTGAAGGTGGATCAGGCCGCGCTCGACAAGGCGGTGGGAGATGCCTTCGAGGAGCAGAACAAGGACGGATATCCCGATACCCGGGCGATTGTCGTCGTTCAGGGCGGGAAGATCGTCGCCGAGCGCTACGCGCCGGGCTTCGACCAGAACAGCCGACTGCTCGGCTGGTCGGCAAGCAAGAGTATCGGCGGAACGCTGATCGGCCTTCTGGTCGACGATGGTGTGCTCAAGCTCGATGCGCCCGCGCCAGTTCCCGAATGGCAGGGGGCGGGAGATCCGCGTGGGAAGATCACGCTGCGCCAGTTGCTGACGATGTCGAGTGGCCTTCGCTTCGTGGAGCGTTACGATCCCGGGACCGATTCCATCGCGATGCTGTTCGCCGCATCGGACATGGGCGGGCTGGCGGCGTCGCTGCCGCTGGACAAGGCGCCGGGTACTGTCTGGAGCTACTCGTCGGGTACGAGCAATATCTTGTCCGGGATCGTGTTCCGCGCGACCGGCGGGTCGCTCGACGCCGTCACGCAATTCGCGCGCAAGCGATTGTTCGAACCTGCCGGGATGACGAGCACGATCATCGAACCCGACGAAGCGGGTGCGCAGATCGGCAGTTCCTATGCCTATGGCACTGCGCGGGACTGGGCCCGGTTCGGCCTGCTCTATCTCAATGGCGGGGTGGCCGGGGGCAAGCGCCTGCTCTCTAGGGATTGGGTCGATTTCATCCGGACGCCGACCGAAGCAGCGCCGCGCCCCTTCTATGGGGGACAATTCTGGCTCAATCTTGGTGATGATGCGGGGGATCGCCGGCGGATCTTCAAGGATCTGCCGCGTGATACCTTCATGGCGATGGGCCATAACCAGCAGATGGTCGCGGTCATTCCTTCAAGGGACACCGTGATCGTCCGGCTTGGCTGGACCCCCGAAGGGCAAACCTTCGACTTCAACAAATACTTCTCCCGGATCGTGGCCGCGCTGGCGCCCGGTGCGGTCGCCCCGTGA